Within the Myxococcus virescens genome, the region TCAACCGCGGTGCGGGCACGTCTCTCAGGGCGAGCAGGGCGTTCTCCAACAGGATGACCATCACCTGTGAGAGCTGGGACTGGTCGGCCTCCACCGTGAGCGACGCGACCTCCTCGGACTCGAAGGCGACGTCAGGCGCGAGCGAGCCCAGTCCCTGCCGCGCGGTGGAGTACGCCAGCGCGACGGTGGCTGAGACATCCACGCGGCGCAGGTCCAGCGGGCGCGGGCGGCCATAGCGCAGCAGCTCGTCCACGAAGTGACTGGCGCGGTCGATCTGCTCCCGCATGGCCGCCACCGTGTCCGGGTCCCCGCCCCTTCGCTCCAGCAGCTTGAGGTGCGCGGCGAGCACGCCCAACGGATTGCGGACCTCGTGGGCCACCGCGGACGTGAATTGTCCCAGCTCCGCCAGCCGCGCTGATTGGTCCGCGCGCGCCTCCTCGCGAGCGAGCGCCACGGCCAGCTCGTCACTGGTGGCCCGGCCCTTGAGGAGCTGGCGCCCCAGCCAGGCCTGAAGCGCCTGACGCACGGGCTCGAACGCGAGCGCGGCCAGGGCCAGGAGGAAGAAGGCACCTACGCGGTACTCGGTGAGGAACGGCTGGCCGCTGCCCGACAGCAGCGTCAAGACGCCAAAGAGGAAGCCCGCGGACAACACCGCCGCCACCGCGGAATAGACGAGGCTGCGTTCGAGCAGCCGTCGGTCCGCGGCTGGCTGATGGGCATTGATGACGTGCACCAGCACCAGCAGCGCCGCCAGCACCAGGTACATCCCGAACGGCAACGCGTACCCGCCCGACAGCAACAGGGCGTTGCCGATACTGCCCAGGTACGCGAGCAGCCCGGCGATGCCCAGGCTGAGGAGGATGGGCCGTCGCTCGGGAGCTTCGCCGCGGTACGCGCGCGACAGGTGCACCAGCGGCACGCTCGCCGCCACCACGGCGAGCACCATGGTGGGCCAGAACAGGGGGCCTCGCCCCATCGCCAGCGGCCCGTGCAGGACGTTGGGGAGGAACGCGCCAATGCCCGTCACCACCACCGCCACGCAGTACGCGAGCACCACCAGCCGATAGGAGCGCTGCCGGGTCACGTCATAGGCGGAGTGCAGGTACGCCGCCGCGACGAAGGCCCCACCCGCGACGAAGCGCTCCCCCACCCACGCCATGGACGG harbors:
- a CDS encoding sensor histidine kinase; this encodes MGPLFAYSLVPVLSVSLLLFFTAALRGHNARGLALYCLATAGWTGALLLLCIPSMAWVGERFVAGGAFVAAAYLHSAYDVTRQRSYRLVVLAYCVAVVVTGIGAFLPNVLHGPLAMGRGPLFWPTMVLAVVAASVPLVHLSRAYRGEAPERRPILLSLGIAGLLAYLGSIGNALLLSGGYALPFGMYLVLAALLVLVHVINAHQPAADRRLLERSLVYSAVAAVLSAGFLFGVLTLLSGSGQPFLTEYRVGAFFLLALAALAFEPVRQALQAWLGRQLLKGRATSDELAVALAREEARADQSARLAELGQFTSAVAHEVRNPLGVLAAHLKLLERRGGDPDTVAAMREQIDRASHFVDELLRYGRPRPLDLRRVDVSATVALAYSTARQGLGSLAPDVAFESEEVASLTVEADQSQLSQVMVILLENALLALRDVPAPRLRTSLEQANGRLFVRVEDSGPGIPPELLPRLFQPFVTGRKREGPRPGTGLGLAIARGIAERHGGRLSAGRSEALGGAALTLELPVAQPVSISAALA